GAAGTAACACACACAATTTACATATAGtaataatttattctgaaatgttcattttagtCTCTGTTGAGACATCACCCATGTCTCATTAATAAAAGAGCAGCCATCTCACCTCAAATACCAGAATATACAACAAGTTACAGCATAGCAAAAAAACTCTACCTACTTTAAGATAAAATCTAATTcaggtaaaataattttgttcaagGTTTTACAGTtacacagttttccttttttttttttttgcagagcaCAAAGAAAGTGTAAATTGTTACACCATAACTATCTATGCACATTATGTGACCACAGAAATGTTAATCattacttcagaaaatgaaccATCAGTTCCATTCATGCAGAAAAGCAGGCTGGGAAAGCTTGTTCAGCAGAAACCATATTACTGTGAATTTCACAGCCACATGATTAATTATGGGGTTAGATGGACTCACAAATACTAAAACTGAGTATACTTTTTTGCATAAATAATACCAATTCTTCCCTGATGTGGTTTAGTCAGTCTGTAATCTAGAAATGATTGATAAAGCAATATGACTATCATCTCTATCTGCAATGTCCCATGATTTCAATGACAAGCAATATTTAAAGGATTATGGGATGGGACGCTAATTAAATACATGTTAAACATACTGTACAAATATACTTGCGTTAGCAATTTTATTCCAAACTGTCAATCAGGTATTCCTCCAAAATATTACCAGTGAAGACAAAGTATACTATCAAATATGGCTTCCAGAACAAGGACCGTCTAACAAGAATCAAACCTATttacaacaaataaaaacaacaaaaaatcaatCCCCAATCGTTtagtttcatttgaaacaaaatttctaaATAGCTGCTGTATATAATACATcagttttatttagtttttgttGCACTTAAACAGAAGTTACCAGGTAAGAGCCAGAGTGACGTTTAGGACTCTGAGTTCCACTGGAGTCTGGATTTTCAGACTTGGAGTCACGTTTCTTCGTGCTGTTATTTACTGGTGTTGGTATTTGTGATGGCCGAGCTGAACTATTGTCCACACTACTCTTCCTGCGGCTTGGATTGTAGTTGAAAGGAGTCACTCTTGCTGCAACAGCACCAATGGGGGAGCTATGTTTGCTTGAGCTGCTGGAACTGAATGGTGTACGCTCACTTAGAGtactttcattattttctggtGCAGGAACAGGATTATTCTGCAGAGGCTTTGTTTCAGTGCCTTTCTTGTCTGGACTGTCTATCTGAAAGAAAGAGTTCAGACGGTTTTCTAAACCAATGGTACGAACAGGAACACCTCCATTCcctggggtttgtttttcttgaatcTCTTTAGAATCTTTACCATTCATACCCCCTTTCTCTGAAACACTGTCAATAACAGGGGGAGTATTTCCAGTTGGGGACCTTCCAGATCGAGGATTGTTAATTGGGCAGTCCTCTATCCTCACCCACACGTCCTCTGTCTTAGAGACAGCTGGTGCCATCTGATAGATGAGAGTTTTGGCATCGGAGCCATTTGTGGCACCCGAGGAAGAATGCTGAGGATCATTCATTATCTGaggaatttcattttcttttatttttctccaagtaCCTTTTGCTGGTGCTTGGCTTTCTTTACTTTGCCTATGTCCAGAAAGAGAACTTCCATGTTGCTTTTCATCTtcactttttgccttttcactgGATTCTGAAGAAGCTGACAGAATTGATGAGGAACTTCCAGTTCTTCGCCAAGTGCTTACACGAGGAAGTGACGAGGAATGCTTACTATGCTCACGCTTCCATGTTCCTGATCTATTGATCAGCAATCTAGATGGACTCTCAGAATGAGAACGAGCTATATCATGACGTTTTGCGGGTCTCCCATCATATTCTACAGAAGGGCTCAGATTAGGGGGTAATTTTCGCCAACCACTAGTCTGGGCAGTTGAATGAGTGGATAAAGACATATCAGGAAGAGACGGACTTAAAACTGGGGTCTGTAGTTGGGACCTTGTGGGAGAATCTGGCCTGGAAGGAGACAGAGATTCAAATGAAGCTGACTCTTCTAATTTCCGTCTTAGAGTTGGGCTCGGAGCTTCTTTAATAAAAGTTGACTGACGAACGAGAACAGGTCTCTCGGATCTGTCAGATTCACTTCCACTAGATTTTGTAGATGACATTCTGGATAGTTCAGTCTTTTTGTTTGATCCACCACTGCTGAGAGCTTGGTTTAACCCTTTTGAAGCAGACTCACTTCGTGGAATGCTACTGGTACTCTTAGGTAAGGCAGTTTGCTTTGTAAGGTTTTGCTGGCTCATCTGCCTGCCTGGTGATGTATATGACATTCTACCTGAACTTGAAGATTTTGTTGAAGCTGTGCTAGGAGATGATGTCCTTGGCAACTGCGACAGTTTGTTGGGAGGACTTATACCATTTTTTCCTGGGGAAATTGAGTTTCGGCCAGGAGATTGCAGAGGCCTACTTAATGGCTGCTGTTGAGGTCTAGAAGGAGTGGAGTCTCTAGATCCTGATCTGGAAGGTCCTTTACTTGATCCACTCTGGTTCAACCCTGATGGTTGCCTAGTTACAGGAGCTGGCTCAGGTTTCACTGACGACTTGACTCCTCTTGGAGAACTAGTCAAACTTTGGCCTTCACTCGGACTCTTGGAGTTCGTGTTTTTGAGTGGGGGACCTTTTTTGGAAACAGGACTAGTACTTGAAGAACTGTTTCGAACTCCTGGAATATGGATCATTGTCCTACCACGTGAAATTGAAGGCACACTTGTCTGTTGTGGTTGCTTCAACTGGCTTGAAACTTCTGAATTGGAGCGAGCTTTTCCTGTAATTATACTTTTATAcactttcttccctcctttgaTTCCCCTAGTTTCAGATTCTATTTTTTTAGACTCCAGTGTACTCTTCTCTCCTGGCTTAAGAATTCTTGGACCTTTATTACTAGtgaaaggtttttcttcttggtcTGGAGTAAGATGAAATGGTGACCCTAGAGAAATACCAGATTTTAATGAAAGGATAGAATCAGAGTCTGATGAAGCTTGTCTAGATAGtgatgcagcagctgcagcttgaTGCAAGCTACTAACTATAGAATTTGCACCTTCTTGTATAGCTTTCCAGTCAAAGTTCTCTGAATCAGGTGAGAAACCATGTTCTGAATCCGGCCTCTGTATCTCTCTCAAATCCAGTGTTAAATCTTCTGCCAAAATACCACCTGTAtttctggaattatttttttcactttcactcTTTAttcttgagggttttttctttttaggcatAGCAGAACTAATGCATTCCTGCAAAAGATCATCTTCTGAGTCAATACTAAGAGAACTCAGAGAGCTGTTTCTAGAGAAACATACAGGAGTATCTTCAACGTGAAATGACTTAGGTGCATAACCAGAAGTCTGTGGTCTGTTTGATTCCATCTGTGAGTCAGGAGCCTCAGTATGTTTTGCAGGTTCTCCttctttgttgttattgttttcttGGTCAATATCACTGAGGGAACTAAGAGATgaattgcaagaaaaacaaacaggtgtgttttcaatagcaaaattctgcattttctcatCTGTAGCTGCTCCTCTGTCTGGAATATCTTTAGTTGACTGAGAGAAAGTTTTAGGCTGGCTTCTGCCCGTTGGGTGTTTCTGACAAACTTGTGTCCTGTTACTTGGTTGCTGATTTGAAGACTGTTCTGGATTAGTGCAGTCTTTAGTTTCCgtttcctttgcttcttttccttgtcTTAATTCTGCCTTCTCCCTTGAAAGGtcaacatcatcatcatcaaaatCTAAAGAACTTAGGGAATCATTCCGTGAAAAACAATAAGGAGTTCCCTCAATAGGTGTGTAATGATGAGGGGAATCAAATGCAAAGCTTCCTCTTACACGCTCTTCATTATTTGGCAATTTGTCATTAAAAtctcttgaattatttttaagattctGTTTCTTCGCGTCTCTGTTCTCTGGATAGCTTCTTTCATTATTAATATTGCTTTTAGGCTCTGTGGTTTTTCTTATACGTGTTCTGTATTCATTATTTTGGGGAACAGGCTTTACTGGTGATGTTGGCTTCTTTTTCTCACCTTCTGGTTGGTTTTTATTACTTAGAGATGAAGATGCTTGTTGAATTTGATCCATTATCTTCTTTACTCTGAAAGGTTTgtgactttttccttttggcatAGCTGAGTTAATGCACTCAGCCAGAATATCAccctcttctgttttgtcatcATCCAGGCCTGGGGTAGTCACAGTTGAGCTTTTTGCTCTCTGAGAGTCATCAGTACTTCTACCTTCTGTAGGAATGGTGTCTCGCTTTTCAAATTCCCCTGACTCTGCTCCCGTACCCACACTGTCTACATTGGCCAACTCACTCGGGGGCGATTCTATGGTGAGATCACTCAGAGATGTAGCTGTTGAAAAATTTATTGGTGTACCCTCAACACAATATACCCGTGGCATATCATCTCCCGGTGTAAAACTCACATGCTTTTGGGATTGCAGTCTGCTTTGTGAAGGCAAAAGTTTGTAAACTGGCAACTGGCTGGGCTTTCTGGCTACAGGAGGAGGTATTTTTGGAGCAGATGCTTGAGAAGGCTTTTTGGCTTTACGTGAAGACTTTGTTGGCATTGCAGAAATAATACACGCTTCCAGTATTTCAATATCATCATCATCAGAATCATCCAGAATGTCTTTTTCTGCATCAGTAGGCTTCTCCGCTTTCTTCTCTTGGTTATCCTTTGTATCATCTGACTGTTCAGGTTCTGCTTCATTTCCATGTTCATTTTCATGAACCGGAGGCATTATTCTTAACTCTACATCTTTCTGTATAAACGGCTCATCAAGACTCAGAGCACTCAGACTAGAAGAGCAAGAAAACCCATCCGGTGTGCTTTCTGTAGCAAAATGTAATAATGTATCAGCATCTGGCAGTACCTGAACTCTCTGAACAGCTGCATTTACAGCTGCCTGTCTAGGACCAggctctctcttttctccactAGGTACTTTACCTTTAGCTACATCTCTTTTTACTTGAACTCCTTGAGCAGGGGGTGGTGTTTTACTTCTGCTTGGAGGCATTGTTTGTCCAGGGCTGTCTGGAAGGTCACTGGGACTTATAATACCACTTACCATTCCACTGCAAGGCTCACTTTGAACGGAACTAGCAATTGAACGGCTTTCAAAACTATCCAGGGAACTTACAGAAGTACATCTGCTGAACATGAGTGGTGTTTCCTGCACATAATGTTCTGGTGGGCTTTTAGGAGTCTGTGCACCACTCTTTGAGGGAGATTTGGCACCTGAAGAAAATTCAACAGCTTTATGTCTAGAGGAATCAGAAGGAGACAAACTAGAAGTCTGAAGTCTACTGGATTTTGTTCTGATGTGTTGTGATGTTGATGTGATTTCACTTACTGCACCTTCTGTAGATAGAGTCCCACTGTTTTCCTTTAGTTCCGCTATCTGTAGTGTGTTATTGGCATCTGTCACACGTGTGGATTGATCACGTCCTATTTCATCTTCAGCTGATGACAAAGATGACAAAGAGCTACACCTTGAAAAACATATTGGGGTATCTTCCACACAGTAAGTTTGTATAGTTTCCTGATTAATAGAGGGAGTTTTACAGGAGGCAGTCTTTTGTGCATGACCACCTCGGCTCTGTGCAGAATTTGGGTGAAGCTGATTCTGTCTCTTTGAACCAGCTGAGGGGGCTGACGTGCTCCCACTGCTTGAGGAAATATGGTCAGTTTTAGTGCTTTGCACTGAAGAAGTCTTTGGAAAAGTAAAAGATGGCTTCTGAGAAGGAGGAACTTCTGTTGAGTATTTTAAACTATAATCAATAGGCTGATCAACATGATGTTCCTCTTCATTGTACTTTATGCTATAATTAGTTGGTCTGTCTTCCTCTTCATGTTGTTCCTCCTCAGAATAACGTTCACTATAGTTGGTTGGCTTATCATCATCATAATCATCAATGTGGCACAAGGACTGGTTTACTTTCTGATTCATTCCAAGAGTTGAGCCTACTCTGTTCTGATCTGAACCATTGGATCCTCTTGATCTAAAGGAAGAAACACACTCTTGCTGTCCAAAAGGTGACTGATATTTCATGTGTTTATCATCTCCACTTTCCGTGTACACAGGGTAGGTTGCATTTTGGCTCCTTGACTgcctttgttcattttgtttcatttcatcatCTATTATATGCTTAGGCCTTGCCCATCTTTCATTCTGAGAGGGACTTTGCCTTCCAGAATTTAACTGTTCATCTGAGTATTTAAGACTATAATTAATAGGAGTGTCTAGCTCTCCATCATTGTCATCCATATGATTGGCACTATGAATCTTATGTGCCAAGTCAGCTGGATATTGACCGTAACTACAAAATTTACTTTCATCATCTTCGGAGTAAGATTCAATGGAAGGTTTCATTTGCCCTCTTTTACCGTAGCCATCACTGCTGCTGACGCTATTTAAACTATCATTTGAAGCTCTCTTGTATTCCATTTTTGTATAAGGCACAGGACATGTCCTGTTTGAATTCTCAGATTTAGGAAAGTATGTATTTGAGTGAGTATGGGCAGTGGCTGATCTCCTCGGggcatttctgtcttctgtcaAACAATGCATTTCAGAAGTGGAACCAGAACTTCTGTCTTCTTGTGGAATATGCATGCTTGTTACTTCTTCCATAACTTTGGCAATCTGAGCTGCAGCAGTAGAAATCTGCATTCCTATTCTCTTAGAGGAGTTCCCAGTATTCTCTGCAGCTGGATGATAGGTATTTAAACCTACTGCTCTATCCCTATCAAGACTTCTGTCTTTCTCAGATCGAGAATTTTCTATGTTTCCTCTactggaagaggaggagccagGCAATACTGTAGTATTTAAATATGGCGAAAGTACAGTCATATTACCAGCATTAAAACTCTCTGATCTGCATACACCATCATCATGCCGACTGGAGTCCAAGACATACTCACTGTATATGTTTTGCTTATGTCTCTGCTTATTACGGTGAGATGCTTTCGGGCTTAAATTATCAATGTTGTCAAAAGTCTCTGATAAATGCTGAGCATCTAATTCTGCTTCCagtgccttttgttttctgacatgAAGAGATGGTAAGCTTGATCCTGGAGACATAATGTTGGCATCCTTATATTTTGCTGGCCTGTTTGCCATGAGGTTTCTTAGAGCTGCAGCACTACCCATGGCtatcattttgtgttttgagtGAATGAGGTTTTTCAGCATGCTGACTGCTCCCATGTCCCACAGTGCCTCCTGATCCTTTGCATTTCGTGCAGAAAGATTCCACAGGGTCCCACATGCATTACTGACTATTGTCAAACTGTGTGACTTCAAGTGTTGTAACAAGGTTTGTAAGCAGCTGTTCTCTCGCAAGATTTGCCTGGTGTTGAGTAATTGAAAATGAACATCAGTAAGTGGCATTTCAAAAGGATAagagacaaagcaaaacaaaaacctatTATGCTAGAGGAAAGTTTTGCCCTTAGAAAGGATAATCATGAATTCTCCACCAGTGCAAATTTATCTTATATTTCCTCTAGCTTTCATCTGAATGCTAATTAAATCCTATTACAAATATGAATAGTTAGCTTTAAGTGCAGTTCATCATTAACAAGCAGTAGGTATTAATCTGTTTGCATATTCCTGTTATGTAAGTGAAATACTTGCCTTatcaaatgcattaaaaattaactgtaCTTAATTACTATACTTAATACATGCATTCATATTAAGACTCAGTCACAGAAACTGTCTACTTAATATACATGTGGAACTGctaaagattttcagaaaacgTATACCCACCTATGGTCCTCATTAGTAGCAATTAAGCTAGAAACATTTCTTAATATTCCTCCTCCACTTTCTATGATGGCTAAAGTGTTTGTTTGGCTCCGGTATGTCAGTGTGCTGACTAGAAATGCAAGAGCACCCTCAACAGCACATATATCAGCTTTGTTCTCAGTACAGTGTGCTGACAAATTCCATAAGGCACTCAGAACACTTTTTAGGGTGGATTCCTAGGAAAATAACAAAACGACAGAGAAGTTTTCAGCTATTGATCACAAGCTCTCAGAAATACGTAAGTTAGCTTCAAGGAGTTATGTATGTTccaatttctgctttctgggCTGGTAAGCTAGATGCAGGCAGCAGTGCACACATAAATACTTTTGTTcgcttctctccttccttcagctATGGATTTGGCATTGCTTGCcctgaagttttcagaaatatgtgCCACAATACTTGTTAGCTGCTATAACGGTAAAAATGGCTTGAACACTAGCTGGCAGGAGACTCTGGGATGGAATATAATCCTGTCTGGATACCAAAAATATATCTAGAAAATTACAGAAGTGGTAGTTATTTATTCATTAACTCAAAAGAGGTTTTATTAAATtgcaaaattataaaaaagGCTATTTCAACAGCACAGCTCATGAAACTGAAGAGCAATAGCTGTCAACCCccaaataaaattacagaaatactaATAGTTTTGAGATGTCACTGCTATGTTGTGGTCTGCTGCTATGTTAACTCAAAGCAACTCTCTTCTTCAAAGGAAGTTACCTAAACCACCCAAAATATCTGACCAACTCCTTTTATCAAAAAGGACAATAATATTTGTGGtttgtgtaaaataaattttggagAGATTGCATTTATCGCAATCATTTATACAGGATACCTTCTTAACTTCTAAAGCACATTCCATCAATGCTTTCACACTTCCAACTTCTCTTAGAGTCTTTTTACTGTTTACATCTGCTCGCCAGGACAAGTTCCTCAACACGCTTGCAATGACCtgcaaaacatgaaagaaaaataatgtaactCAATATAGCTACTTCTTTAGCAGGTTATCAGACTTTCCTCCTGGATTTCTGGAATGCTATAGATTAACTAACAGTGGTCATGTTCAGCTGCTGAACTAAAATTTgctaaaatctgctttttgttgtgttgCCTGCTAGACTGTTCTAATATTTCAGTATGAAGTTTGATCAAAGGTAttggtttttgtgtgtggttaCCTAAAACAAAGATTTGAAATCAGGATCCCTGCTTTCCACACTGGTTGAAAAATTGGTCCAAAAATTCAGATTTGTGCAGATTGGATGTCTGCACTGGACTTAACGTAATCTCAGGAGATTTATATAAtctttctctcagcttttctgcttGTAAGACAGAGTAACACTTGCCTGTCTCTCAGATGGTATGATTACTTTGATTAATGTTTATAAAgctctttaaagtattttaaaatacgCTGTCTTTTACAATCACAATAGTTATCTGTAGAAGATAGATAGCCATGTCCTTGTCCTTGGCAGCAGCTAGACTGAGATAAGACTGTCACTATAGTGGGCAGTCATTACATATTAAACTCCATCCATTTACAGGCTGCAGTAAGCATGTATATCCCTCATGAAATACATTTGATAGGAAACTTTTACCTATGGATATTCCCATTGTCACAGAAGTGCATAAATTTGTTAGATTATGTGATGAATGCTCCCCTGCTCAGACCCACAAGGGAGCACAGGGAGGCAGTGGCAGATGAAAGAACCTAGTAATACCCTGGCCTGGCTGCCCCCAGGCCCACCACAGGAGCCATCAGCCCATCAGAGGCCCATCTCAACACGCCCAGGGGAGCTCAGGGGCCCAGAGGCAGGCGGGAACCCAAACTAAGGGCTCAGAGAGGGGGCACCCTGTCTGGGCTCTTTCCAGGGCTCTCCCAGGGGACCCGCAGCCCCATGGCCCAGGTGTGACACCCATTCAGGGAAGTGAACGGGAGCAGCTCTCTGCACCTTTTGGACTGAGGCAGGTCAGTCCATAAGTCCTGGCCTAGGGATGTGGGACACTTTATGGGATCCAGGGGAAGAGCATTCTGGGACTGTAGAAGACTTATTATGGGTTTGGAGGACCCAAAGGTtccaaaggcaggaaaaggatGGATCTAGGTGATTCGGGGAGGTACAAGCATGGGAACACACAGGAATAAGGGGACAGAAAGGCCCAGTTGCATCTAAACAGTCGGCTGGCTGATATGCTTGTATGGCCACGCCCTTTGCCTGATGAGCACAGTCTGTCCCATATTCTTATTAAATCCCATTTCTGACTTTTCCTAAGTAAGGGACTTCCTGCTTTGTGTGCATACGTGTGTATGGGGGTCTACATGCCAGTGGCTGGAGACACACCACGGGTCAGAGGGCCCATGTCTCTGTGACTTCCTTTTCAagaatactaaatatttttaatatctgccCTAATACTAAATCAGAGAGTTTACCCGATAACCTCAACTGTAattctaattattttctcagtcGTAACTAGCTAGCTCCTCCTCTAGTGGACAAAATTTTTTGTGAGCAGTCTTTTAAGAGATAAAGTTGATTTTACTTAAAATCGTTCTTTTATCTGATGATTCACTcaaactgcaaggaaaacaggGTTTTCCCTTCCAAAAGCTGCTCCAGTTTGTTTACAgtatatattaattaaaatggattataatttaatatttaatagttTTAAACAAGTTCCATACCAATGAAGAACAGTTCTGCACTCTAAACTCTCAGGATCACCCCAAGCAcatccttattttctctacacAGCAGGAGCCATTGGAAGAGACACTCAGGTGTCACACCGAACACTTTGCTCATACTTAGAAAGCGTCTTTGGGAGGTGCTGGTGTCGAGAGTAGTTATGTATGACTTGTCAAGTCAAATACAGATTCTCTTTTGAAGTACAGCTTCCTCTACTATTACTCCCCTATTATTTACTTGC
The nucleotide sequence above comes from Gymnogyps californianus isolate 813 chromosome Z, ASM1813914v2, whole genome shotgun sequence. Encoded proteins:
- the APC gene encoding adenomatous polyposis coli protein isoform X5 gives rise to the protein MAAASYDQLLKQVEALKMENSNLRQELEDNSNHLTKLETEASNMKEVLKQLQGSIEDEAMASSGQIDLLERLKELNLESTNFPGVKLRPKVSVRSYGSREGSVSSRSGECSPVPMGSFPRRGFMNGSRESTGYLEELEKERSLLLAELEKEEKEKDWYYAQLQNLTKRIDSLPLTENFSLQTDMTRRQLEYEARQIRAAMEEQLGTCQDMEKRAQVRVARIQQIEKDILRIRQLLQSQAAEAERAPQSKHDAGSHDTERQNEGQGAAEISVATSSTGQGSAARMDHETANVMSSSNNYSVPRRLTSHLGTKIRAYCETCCEWQEAHEQGMDQDKNPMPAPVDHQICPAVCVLMKLSFDEEHRHAMNELGKTQCISWTSFEKLAGNAGGLQAIAELLQVDCEMYGLTNDHYSVTLRRYAGMALTNLTFGDVANKATLCSMKGCMRALVAQLKSESEDLQQVIASVLRNLSWRADVNSKKTLREVGSVKALMECALEVKKESTLKSVLSALWNLSAHCTENKADICAVEGALAFLVSTLTYRSQTNTLAIIESGGGILRNVSSLIATNEDHRQILRENSCLQTLLQHLKSHSLTIVSNACGTLWNLSARNAKDQEALWDMGAVSMLKNLIHSKHKMIAMGSAAALRNLMANRPAKYKDANIMSPGSSLPSLHVRKQKALEAELDAQHLSETFDNIDNLSPKASHRNKQRHKQNIYSEYVLDSSRHDDGVCRSESFNAGNMTVLSPYLNTTVLPGSSSSSRGNIENSRSEKDRSLDRDRAVGLNTYHPAAENTGNSSKRIGMQISTAAAQIAKVMEEVTSMHIPQEDRSSGSTSEMHCLTEDRNAPRRSATAHTHSNTYFPKSENSNRTCPVPYTKMEYKRASNDSLNSVSSSDGYGKRGQMKPSIESYSEDDESKFCSYGQYPADLAHKIHSANHMDDNDGELDTPINYSLKYSDEQLNSGRQSPSQNERWARPKHIIDDEMKQNEQRQSRSQNATYPVYTESGDDKHMKYQSPFGQQECVSSFRSRGSNGSDQNRVGSTLGMNQKVNQSLCHIDDYDDDKPTNYSERYSEEEQHEEEDRPTNYSIKYNEEEHHVDQPIDYSLKYSTEVPPSQKPSFTFPKTSSVQSTKTDHISSSSGSTSAPSAGSKRQNQLHPNSAQSRGGHAQKTASCKTPSINQETIQTYCVEDTPICFSRCSSLSSLSSAEDEIGRDQSTRVTDANNTLQIAELKENSGTLSTEGAVSEITSTSQHIRTKSSRLQTSSLSPSDSSRHKAVEFSSGAKSPSKSGAQTPKSPPEHYVQETPLMFSRCTSVSSLDSFESRSIASSVQSEPCSGMVSGIISPSDLPDSPGQTMPPSRSKTPPPAQGVQVKRDVAKGKVPSGEKREPGPRQAAVNAAVQRVQVLPDADTLLHFATESTPDGFSCSSSLSALSLDEPFIQKDVELRIMPPVHENEHGNEAEPEQSDDTKDNQEKKAEKPTDAEKDILDDSDDDDIEILEACIISAMPTKSSRKAKKPSQASAPKIPPPVARKPSQLPVYKLLPSQSRLQSQKHVSFTPGDDMPRVYCVEGTPINFSTATSLSDLTIESPPSELANVDSVGTGAESGEFEKRDTIPTEGRSTDDSQRAKSSTVTTPGLDDDKTEEGDILAECINSAMPKGKSHKPFRVKKIMDQIQQASSSLSNKNQPEGEKKKPTSPVKPVPQNNEYRTRIRKTTEPKSNINNERSYPENRDAKKQNLKNNSRDFNDKLPNNEERVRGSFAFDSPHHYTPIEGTPYCFSRNDSLSSLDFDDDDVDLSREKAELRQGKEAKETETKDCTNPEQSSNQQPSNRTQVCQKHPTGRSQPKTFSQSTKDIPDRGAATDEKMQNFAIENTPVCFSCNSSLSSLSDIDQENNNNKEGEPAKHTEAPDSQMESNRPQTSGYAPKSFHVEDTPVCFSRNSSLSSLSIDSEDDLLQECISSAMPKKKKPSRIKSESEKNNSRNTGGILAEDLTLDLREIQRPDSEHGFSPDSENFDWKAIQEGANSIVSSLHQAAAAASLSRQASSDSDSILSLKSGISLGSPFHLTPDQEEKPFTSNKGPRILKPGEKSTLESKKIESETRGIKGGKKVYKSIITGKARSNSEVSSQLKQPQQTSVPSISRGRTMIHIPGVRNSSSSTSPVSKKGPPLKNTNSKSPSEGQSLTSSPRGVKSSVKPEPAPVTRQPSGLNQSGSSKGPSRSGSRDSTPSRPQQQPLSRPLQSPGRNSISPGKNGISPPNKLSQLPRTSSPSTASTKSSSSGRMSYTSPGRQMSQQNLTKQTALPKSTSSIPRSESASKGLNQALSSGGSNKKTELSRMSSTKSSGSESDRSERPVLVRQSTFIKEAPSPTLRRKLEESASFESLSPSRPDSPTRSQLQTPVLSPSLPDMSLSTHSTAQTSGWRKLPPNLSPSVEYDGRPAKRHDIARSHSESPSRLLINRSGTWKREHSKHSSSLPRVSTWRRTGSSSSILSASSESSEKAKSEDEKQHGSSLSGHRQSKESQAPAKGTWRKIKENEIPQIMNDPQHSSSGATNGSDAKTLIYQMAPAVSKTEDVWVRIEDCPINNPRSGRSPTGNTPPVIDSVSEKGGMNGKDSKEIQEKQTPGNGGVPVRTIGLENRLNSFFQIDSPDKKGTETKPLQNNPVPAPENNESTLSERTPFSSSSSSKHSSPIGAVAARVTPFNYNPSRRKSSVDNSSARPSQIPTPVNNSTKKRDSKSENPDSSGTQSPKRHSGSYLVTSV